The window CCGAAGGCTGTTCACTCCAGTCGTTCAAGTCGGAAACAGGCGGGCACCAGACTAGATGGATGGTTTCGCCGTCGGCTGGAAGGTCGTTGTTATCAAAGAACGCGAAGGTTCTTGCGCCAACGCTTGGCAATATTTCATCGAGGCGAAGCGTGGCGGCGCCGTAGTCGATGCCTCGGTTTTGAGACCAGAACATCGGCCAGTAGATTTTCATCGGTAAACACTCCGAACAGGCAGTTCTGGTTTCACTTCAGATGTGTGAGGCTTCAGCGGTTTGAGCTTGAGTCGACAGACCGGCCAGAAATGCCGAAATCTGCTGCGAGCCTCGCAGGTGAACGACCGGAATTTGCGCGCCGATGGCCAAGCGATTAGCGTCAATGCTCGGGCGATTGACCCGATCAAAGTGCCAGACGAACTTCAGAAAACCCAGAAATGCTTTATCCAGCCGCTCAGTGCAACCGGCCGGCAGGTCTGCGCGTGGCCGGTTCAACACGCTGCGCAGAATGACCCGGCCCAAACAGGTCAGGCGCGGCGTATCGAGCCAGATAATCAGATCCGCACGGGGCAGCCGCAGATCGAAAGTACGTCGCGAATAATTGCCCTCGCAGACCCAAGCGTCACCGGCGATGGCGTGTCGTACCCGCTCGCGGAACATCTGGTTATCCGGCTCGATCCAGCCGGGCTCCCAGAACAGCGGATCGAGATGCACCACGGGCAGACCCAGACGTCGGCCAATGTTCCGGGCGAGGGTCGATTTTCCACTGCCCGAGTTGCCCAGAATAACGATGCGCTGCATGTGCAAATCCTTTGCGAAAAAAGCCGCCAAGTCTAAATCAAGTGCGGCCTGAATTTACAGGAATCGCGCGGGACGACACGGGGCGAGGGCGGCCGATGATTGGCCGTCGATTATTTCCTCGCTGGCGAGTCGGCCGACGATTGCGGCCAGTGTGACGCCGGGGTGGATCGAGCACACGTAGGCGCCAGTGACATTAGGCAGGAAGCCGACGATGGGCAGGCTATCGGCAGTGACGGGTTTGAGGCCGATGCAGGCGGACTCTGGCTCGATGGACGTGATCCCGTGAAGTTCGTTCTGAATGGCGTTGGCGGTTCGCAGTGCGATCGCTTGCGGAGAATTTTGCGGCGTGTCGTCGAGGTAATCCTCCGCAGCCAGCAAGGTGTCATCCGCACCTTGCCGAACTTCCATTTGTGGGTTGGAAATGATGCCGCGCACGACATCGGCCTGGGTCTTGTAGCGAATGAGGATGACCGGGGCGGCCGCAATGGGCAGCGCGGCGTTGAGCAGGGCGGTCAGATGGGGAATACCGGTGCCTGCTGCGATGACGACGATGTCGCTGGCGATAATGCCTGTGGTGGTTTCAACGCCGGTTACCTGAGTGCCGCTGAGGGTGAACCCGAGCACTCGGGTCTGTGTGAGTACCCGGGCGCCAAAGGACTGGGCGCCGGCGATCAAGGCATGGGTCGCGGGCGCCGGTTCGAGTGCGCCTTCTTCGGCGGCGAAACGGGCTTGCTGCGGGGGATGCTTGAGGTTCGGCTCACGGGCGAGAATCTCGGCGCGTGGCAGCAGGGTTGCAGACGCTTGCGCGATGTCATCAATGCTCGCGCCGTAGGACAGCGCGCCGGTCCAGCGTATTTTCAGCGCGGGCAGTTCGGTTTCGAGTCGGCGGTATTCGTTGATCGCCGCACCGCGCAGTTGCGCGATAGGATCGGGCCCGGCGTAAGTGGCGTTGATCCAGCCGAATGAGCGTCCCGTGGCGCCGCACGCGATGTCTTCGGCCTCGATCAGCGTGACGTCGGCACCTTTGCCCGCCAGGTGATACGCCAGTGACGCGCCGACGATGCCTGCACCAATGACCACGATGCGCTTGCCTGCTCCCTGTTCCATATCCACCTCCCTGTTGTTTACCGGGTGACGGTACTACAGCTCGGCGCGGGCTGGTTCGCGAATGTAGCTTGGCATTCAGAATTGATTGCGGCTGACCTGCCGCCTTCGGGAGCAAGCCCCCTCCCATGGGAGATCTTCAGTGGTCGTTAAATCAGACGCGAAAAAGCCCGGCATTTCTGCCGGGCTCGGGGTGGCTGCGGGTGCTTACGCGGCCATGTTGCCGGCTGCTATGTCCTTTTTGTAACTGGCTTTCATCGCTTCCATTTCGGCGCCGAGTTCATCGAGTCTGGCTTTGCCGAGGAGTTTTTTCGCCTGAGGAAACATTTCTGTTTCTTCCTCTTCGATATGGTGCTCCAACAGCTCCTTGACCACTTTCACTCTACCTGCGAACTCGGGCGTGCCGGGGTCGGTCATTTTCAGATCCGGCAGGACCAGCGAGTCCACGGTGCGGTGCTCTTCCTTGGCTTCGTAGTACATGATGTCCTGCTCTTTACTGCCGGCCTCCTTGAATGCCGGGTAGAGGATTTCTTCTTCGAGGCGGGTGTGGATCGAGATTTCCATTTCCAGCTTGGCCAACAGTTCCGTGCGTTTTTTCAGCGCCCGGTCGGTGGATTCGCTGAGTTGCGACAAGATGCCTTTCACTTTTTCATGGTCGGCTTTGAGAAGGTCGATGGCGTTCATGGGGGTTGCCTCTGCTTTCACGGATTGAACACAGGCCGTTGTGCCACGGTGCTGTGGAGTCCCTGAAGCTGTCGCATTTGCTGTGCCAACTCGCGCCGAAACCGCCAACCGCGCTGGCGCAAGGGTTTGCGCGAGGCCGGGGCAAAAGGCCTTCGTGCAGCCTGCATGAACAGCCCCCGGCCGGCATTGCAGATCACCGCTTGGGATGAATTTGCGCGGCCGCGCTGATGTCCAACGCGCAACAGGCGATACGAGGACGACGTGATGCGCAACAACCCGCAAACCGGACGCCGCCATGGATACCGTTGAATCCGCGCTGATGGCGGCGCGCAGCCAGTTCGCGATCACCATCAGTTTTCATATCGTGCTGGCGGCGTTGAGCATCGGCCTGGCGAATTTCCTGATGGTCCTCGAAGCGCTTTGGCTGAAGAGCGGGCGCAAGATCTATCTGGATATCTATCGCTACTGGCTCAAGGTATTTGCCCTCAATGTGGCGGTGGGCGTCGCTTCAGGGCTGATTCTGGAATATCAGTTCGGGCTGAACTGGTCGCGGCTGGCGGTGCAGGCGGGGGATGTGCTCGGGCCCTTGATGTTTTACGAAGTGCTCGCAGCGTTTTTTCTTGAGGCCGGTTTCCTCGGGATCATGCTGTTCGGCATGAAAAAGGTCGGCCCGCGTTTGCATTTTTTTGCCACGTGTTCGGTGGCAGCGGGCTCGTTGATCAGCGCGTTCTGGATCCTTTCAGCCAATTCGTGGATGCAAACGCCCGTGGGCTATGCGCTTGCCGCCGACGGCCGCTTCGTCGCCGAAGACTGGTGGGCGATCATCTTCAATCCGTCGTTTCCCTATCGTCTGCTGCACAT of the Pseudomonas sp. Seg1 genome contains:
- a CDS encoding FAD-binding oxidoreductase, whose amino-acid sequence is MEQGAGKRIVVIGAGIVGASLAYHLAGKGADVTLIEAEDIACGATGRSFGWINATYAGPDPIAQLRGAAINEYRRLETELPALKIRWTGALSYGASIDDIAQASATLLPRAEILAREPNLKHPPQQARFAAEEGALEPAPATHALIAGAQSFGARVLTQTRVLGFTLSGTQVTGVETTTGIIASDIVVIAAGTGIPHLTALLNAALPIAAAPVILIRYKTQADVVRGIISNPQMEVRQGADDTLLAAEDYLDDTPQNSPQAIALRTANAIQNELHGITSIEPESACIGLKPVTADSLPIVGFLPNVTGAYVCSIHPGVTLAAIVGRLASEEIIDGQSSAALAPCRPARFL
- a CDS encoding AAA family ATPase, whose protein sequence is MQRIVILGNSGSGKSTLARNIGRRLGLPVVHLDPLFWEPGWIEPDNQMFRERVRHAIAGDAWVCEGNYSRRTFDLRLPRADLIIWLDTPRLTCLGRVILRSVLNRPRADLPAGCTERLDKAFLGFLKFVWHFDRVNRPSIDANRLAIGAQIPVVHLRGSQQISAFLAGLSTQAQTAEASHI
- a CDS encoding hemerythrin domain-containing protein produces the protein MNAIDLLKADHEKVKGILSQLSESTDRALKKRTELLAKLEMEISIHTRLEEEILYPAFKEAGSKEQDIMYYEAKEEHRTVDSLVLPDLKMTDPGTPEFAGRVKVVKELLEHHIEEEETEMFPQAKKLLGKARLDELGAEMEAMKASYKKDIAAGNMAA